The Sulfurospirillum tamanense genome has a segment encoding these proteins:
- a CDS encoding TAXI family TRAP transporter solute-binding subunit, translated as MKVFKPLLACAVCALALGANASERITLKAAKAASSYYQMAVQVGETITQATNNAFSITIEESQGSVQNVKEARRRGGNYLFTTPPGLVNLAQAGKGMFEKDTPSDYASIRSLFPFPFITMHFVVAKKSGIQTFEALKGKSLLIGKGSFGANEAQKYIELFGLKEDVKLIDAELSGAVTALKNGQIDGFATSGSYPAPNVIEAAASMDIHILSMSDAQIALTKRDKLVIPAGTYAGVEEDFSTTTLPVVLYTTTQMSEATAYALTKAFWESKPRLEHQNIWWKAITPELLGTFYAPLHPGALKYYREIGATIPEGLY; from the coding sequence ATGAAGGTTTTTAAACCCCTTCTTGCGTGTGCTGTTTGCGCCCTCGCGCTTGGCGCGAACGCGAGCGAACGCATCACCCTCAAAGCCGCCAAAGCCGCCTCTTCTTACTACCAAATGGCCGTGCAAGTGGGTGAAACCATCACCCAAGCCACCAACAACGCCTTTTCTATCACCATCGAAGAGAGCCAAGGTTCTGTGCAAAACGTCAAAGAAGCGCGCCGACGGGGCGGAAACTACCTCTTCACCACACCTCCGGGTCTTGTCAACCTCGCTCAAGCGGGAAAAGGCATGTTTGAAAAAGACACCCCCAGTGACTACGCTTCCATTCGCTCACTCTTTCCTTTTCCTTTCATCACCATGCACTTTGTCGTCGCTAAAAAATCAGGTATCCAAACCTTTGAAGCACTCAAAGGCAAATCGCTACTCATCGGCAAAGGCAGTTTTGGTGCCAATGAAGCACAAAAATACATCGAACTTTTTGGGCTTAAAGAGGATGTCAAACTCATCGACGCTGAACTCTCAGGCGCTGTAACTGCCCTTAAAAACGGTCAAATCGACGGTTTTGCCACGTCGGGTTCCTACCCCGCACCCAATGTCATCGAAGCGGCGGCGAGCATGGACATCCACATCCTCTCCATGAGCGATGCGCAAATCGCCCTTACCAAGCGCGACAAACTTGTCATCCCCGCTGGCACCTACGCGGGTGTTGAAGAAGACTTTAGCACCACCACCTTGCCTGTCGTGCTTTACACCACCACTCAAATGAGCGAAGCGACAGCCTATGCCCTCACCAAAGCCTTTTGGGAGTCCAAGCCTCGCCTTGAGCACCAAAACATTTGGTGGAAAGCCATTACACCTGAGTTGCTTGGCACCTTTTACGCCCCCTTGCATCCTGGTGCGCTTAAATACTACCGTGAAATCGGTGCAACCATCCCCGAAGGACTCTACTAG
- a CDS encoding LysR family transcriptional regulator: protein MEILMTLKQIDHFLTLANLGHVTHSAQALGISQSALSLSLKELERDLGGALFERQGKQLFLNDRGRLFHAQATPLHAKLSALAATLRQGDFFHLRLAVSQSIGTYLLPSMLLDFSHTHPNARFDLRIENSETIIAKLLAHESDAGFVEGKVPQGDFCVTPLATDELIVVCGDKTLAKTPVFIDTLASLPWILREKGSGTKEVFENALPQGVRPKVALEINSNEAIKEALKGRKALSCLSRFVVQNELKQGTLFHVPLINLTISRTLSLLFHPTQNPRFLVWKAAMEAAFKSKFQPR, encoded by the coding sequence ATGGAAATTCTTATGACCCTCAAACAGATTGACCACTTTCTCACCCTTGCGAACCTTGGGCACGTTACCCACAGCGCGCAAGCCCTTGGCATCTCCCAATCTGCCCTTTCCCTCTCCCTCAAAGAGTTAGAGCGCGACCTTGGCGGGGCGCTGTTTGAACGCCAAGGCAAGCAACTGTTTCTCAACGACCGAGGGCGTCTTTTTCATGCCCAAGCGACCCCACTCCATGCCAAACTTTCCGCGCTTGCGGCTACCTTGCGCCAAGGAGATTTTTTTCATTTGCGCCTTGCGGTGAGCCAAAGCATCGGGACTTATTTGCTTCCTTCCATGCTCTTAGATTTCTCCCACACCCATCCCAATGCCCGCTTTGATTTGCGCATCGAGAACTCTGAAACCATCATCGCCAAGCTTCTTGCCCACGAGAGTGACGCGGGGTTTGTGGAGGGCAAGGTTCCCCAGGGAGACTTTTGTGTAACACCTCTTGCCACGGATGAGCTCATCGTGGTTTGCGGAGACAAAACCCTTGCCAAAACTCCCGTGTTCATCGACACGTTAGCCTCTTTACCGTGGATTTTGCGCGAAAAGGGTTCGGGCACCAAAGAGGTCTTTGAAAACGCACTTCCCCAAGGAGTACGGCCCAAAGTTGCCCTTGAAATCAACAGCAACGAAGCCATCAAGGAGGCCCTCAAAGGACGCAAAGCCCTCTCGTGCCTCTCCCGCTTTGTGGTGCAAAACGAACTCAAACAGGGCACCTTATTTCACGTGCCCCTCATTAACCTCACCATTTCGCGCACCCTCTCCCTCCTCTTTCACCCCACCCAGAACCCCCGTTTTTTGGTCTGGAAAGCGGCAATGGAGGCTGCTTTTAAAAGCAAATTTCAGCCAAGGTAA
- a CDS encoding YeiH family protein, whose translation MFWRGLIVLFFLSGLWGGLALVLTAQGYHVSPLITAVLGGMATSAVLPRLGTWLGQSGALKLGTKELLRLGIVLYGLHISLEQVWHVGFAGAGLALLVVTSTLSLGWFLGQKMGLDRHSALLIGAGSAICGAAAVLAVQSVMRSQSEKVVAAVATVVLFGTLGMLVYPWALSGVGNPFVQGLITGGTLHEVAHVVGAGAGLPKEAAEVAVIVKMIRVMFLVPVLFVLLFVFKSKGENGGVREAFPWFALFFLGMVALNSAIEVPFKQVLLEVDTMLLSIAMCALGLNTHTKTLRHMGAKPFLLASVLMVWLVGIGAGVVWVTM comes from the coding sequence ATGTTTTGGCGCGGTTTGATAGTGTTATTTTTCTTAAGCGGCCTTTGGGGTGGACTTGCCCTTGTGCTCACTGCGCAAGGCTACCACGTTAGCCCGCTCATCACTGCGGTCCTTGGCGGGATGGCTACAAGTGCGGTGCTTCCGCGCCTTGGCACGTGGCTAGGGCAAAGTGGGGCGCTAAAACTTGGCACCAAAGAGTTGTTGCGCCTTGGTATCGTGCTGTACGGGCTTCACATTAGCCTTGAGCAAGTGTGGCATGTGGGTTTTGCGGGGGCAGGGTTGGCTCTTTTGGTGGTGACAAGTACCCTAAGCCTTGGGTGGTTTTTGGGGCAAAAAATGGGCCTAGACAGACACAGTGCCTTGCTCATCGGGGCGGGGAGTGCCATTTGCGGTGCCGCGGCGGTTTTGGCGGTGCAGTCGGTGATGCGTAGCCAGAGTGAAAAAGTGGTGGCAGCTGTGGCGACGGTGGTGCTGTTTGGGACGTTAGGGATGCTTGTGTACCCGTGGGCGCTCTCTGGCGTGGGAAATCCCTTTGTCCAAGGGCTTATAACGGGTGGTACCTTGCACGAAGTGGCACACGTGGTGGGTGCGGGGGCGGGACTCCCTAAAGAAGCCGCCGAGGTAGCGGTCATCGTGAAGATGATACGGGTGATGTTTTTGGTGCCTGTGCTGTTTGTGTTGTTGTTCGTCTTTAAAAGCAAGGGCGAAAACGGCGGTGTGCGGGAGGCGTTTCCGTGGTTCGCGCTTTTTTTCCTAGGGATGGTGGCGCTAAATTCGGCGATAGAGGTGCCTTTTAAACAGGTGCTTTTAGAGGTGGATACGATGCTACTTAGCATCGCCATGTGCGCTCTTGGACTAAACACCCACACCAAAACCCTCCGCCACATGGGCGCAAAACCCTTTTTACTAGCAAGCGTGCTGATGGTCTGGCTTGTGGGCATTGGAGCAGGGGTGGTGTGGGTTACCATGTAA